A single Candidatus Delongbacteria bacterium DNA region contains:
- a CDS encoding ATP-binding protein has translation MLEVVVLSGKGGTGKTSITSSFAALSYNAVFADCDVDAADLHLILEPEVKEKHEFYSGYEAEIIEEKCISCGKCSEVCRFDAISIENNTFSVNSLCEGCGVCVNFCPSNAISFDKSLTGEWYLSDTRLGQLVHAKLRTAAENSGKLVTKVKNEARLYAEKESLSLIIVDGPPGTSCPVIASITGSDIVVLVTEPSLSGIHDMERVHKLATHFKIPTAICINKWDINPENSELIEKYAFDNNCIFLGKISYSPIFTKAQIESRSVVEIDDGKASIEIVRIWAALSKELKILKDKKLAKKQ, from the coding sequence ATGCTGGAAGTTGTTGTATTAAGTGGTAAAGGAGGAACTGGCAAAACTAGTATTACTTCATCCTTTGCAGCCCTATCTTACAATGCTGTTTTTGCTGATTGTGATGTTGATGCCGCTGATTTACATCTCATTTTAGAACCAGAAGTAAAAGAGAAACATGAATTTTACAGTGGTTATGAAGCCGAAATAATCGAAGAAAAATGTATTTCATGTGGGAAATGTTCAGAAGTATGTCGCTTTGATGCAATAAGTATAGAAAATAATACATTTAGTGTAAATTCTTTATGTGAAGGATGTGGTGTGTGTGTAAACTTCTGCCCTTCAAATGCCATCTCATTTGATAAAAGTCTTACAGGAGAATGGTATTTATCAGATACAAGATTGGGTCAATTGGTTCACGCAAAACTCAGAACAGCTGCAGAGAACTCAGGAAAGCTTGTTACTAAAGTTAAAAATGAAGCCAGATTATATGCAGAAAAAGAATCATTAAGCTTAATAATTGTGGATGGACCTCCTGGAACAAGTTGTCCTGTAATTGCTTCTATTACTGGTTCCGATATTGTAGTTTTAGTTACAGAGCCATCACTTTCTGGAATTCATGATATGGAACGAGTCCATAAACTTGCTACACACTTTAAAATTCCAACTGCAATATGTATCAACAAATGGGATATCAACCCTGAGAACAGCGAACTAATTGAGAAATATGCTTTCGACAACAATTGTATTTTTTTAGGTAAAATATCGTACTCACCAATATTTACTAAAGCTCAAATTGAGAGTAGAAGTGTAGTTGAGATAGATGATGGAAAAGCAAGTATAGAAATTGTAAGGATTTGGGCTGCTTTATCGAAAGAATTAAAAATTTTGA